Proteins co-encoded in one Caldivirga sp. genomic window:
- a CDS encoding aldose 1-epimerase: MVKVIRSELEVTIIPELGGLIWSIKYGDHELLHHHKDPEPIEHLREGLMPEDFYNVVYFGGWFEVIPNAGYVSRYAGVQFGLHDESPYIPWKVEYDEEADEYSVLNVVSLRKYPLKVYRRVKLLNSNEVLIKERLVNLSRQNLKFSWLHHPNFGSDLLSEYTVLELPKGTEVEVDKYLSGGSSILEPGYRGVFPMVKSKSGELIDLSRFPRDLNTNDLVYVPMVKEGWFRLINEKLGIRLEANWDVNVFRSMWLWRPLGGGFNYPWFGRIYATSVELTTSWPATGLAEQVKMGTAYEIQGNGEISTWIRFKIT; the protein is encoded by the coding sequence GTGGTTAAGGTAATTAGGAGCGAACTTGAGGTTACTATTATTCCTGAACTTGGTGGTTTAATATGGAGTATTAAGTATGGCGACCATGAATTACTCCATCATCATAAGGATCCTGAACCTATTGAACATCTTAGGGAGGGTTTAATGCCGGAGGACTTCTACAATGTAGTATACTTCGGTGGTTGGTTTGAGGTGATTCCTAATGCAGGTTATGTTTCAAGGTATGCTGGTGTACAGTTTGGGCTACATGATGAATCACCTTACATACCCTGGAAGGTTGAGTATGATGAAGAAGCTGACGAATACTCCGTGTTGAATGTAGTTTCATTGAGGAAGTATCCACTTAAGGTTTACAGGAGGGTTAAATTACTAAACAGTAATGAGGTACTTATTAAGGAGAGACTGGTTAACTTAAGTAGGCAGAACTTAAAGTTCTCTTGGCTGCATCACCCTAACTTCGGTAGTGACCTATTATCCGAATACACTGTACTAGAGTTACCTAAGGGAACGGAGGTGGAGGTTGATAAGTACCTCAGTGGTGGGTCATCAATTCTTGAACCTGGGTATAGGGGTGTCTTCCCCATGGTTAAGTCTAAGAGTGGTGAATTAATTGACTTATCAAGATTCCCTAGAGACCTCAACACTAATGACTTAGTGTATGTACCTATGGTTAAGGAGGGTTGGTTTAGGCTAATTAATGAGAAACTGGGGATTAGACTTGAGGCTAATTGGGATGTTAACGTATTTAGGTCAATGTGGCTTTGGAGACCATTAGGCGGTGGCTTTAATTACCCATGGTTCGGCAGAATATACGCAACATCCGTGGAATTAACCACAAGCTGGCCTGCTACTGGGCTTGCGGAGCAGGTTAAGATGGGTACAGCATATGAGATTCAGGGCAATGGTGAGATAAGCACGTGGATTAGATTTAAGATAACGTAA